Genomic window (Aquimarina sp. BL5):
AGAGCTCAAGGAATGCTTAAGTAGTTTACAGTTGTTGGTTTTTAGTTCTTAGTTTTTAAAACAAAGTCATAGAAACTATCAACTACTAACAATAAACGGTCAACCAAATATGGCTACAGAAAATAAAAATTTATCTCAATACGATAAAACAACAATCCCAAACTCGAAAAATTTTCGGTTTGGGATTGTTGTTTCAGAATGGAATGACACAATTACTGAAGGTCTTTTTCAAGGGGCTTTTGATGCTTTAATAGACTGCGGAGCTATCAAGGAGAATATTGTAAGGTGGAATGTACCAGGAAGTTTTGAGTTAATCTATGGTTGTAAAAAAATGCAGGAATCCTACGATATGCTTGATGCGGTAATAGCTATTGGTAGTGTTATTCAGGGAGAAACAAAGCATTTTGATTTTGTATGCGACGGAGTCACTCAGGGAATTAAGGATTTAAATATCCAGAGTGATATTCCTGTAATCTTTTGTGTTCTTACTGATAATAATATGCAGCAATCGATTGATCGATCAGGTGGTAAACACGGTAATAAAGGTACAGAGGCTGCTATCGCTGCGATAAAAATGGCACAATTACGAAAAGATGCTAAGTTCTAGGAAGGGATATTACACGCTTTCTATACTACCTTAACTTTTTATGAATCCTAAAAATGGCATTATACTTGATGTTGATATTTTCAATGTTATTGTAATGCTAAAAGCTTTAGATTACTATGCATTTTAAGTATATTTGGATAATATAAAAAGAAAGGAGCATCACGTGAAATTAAGTATCCCTAAGAGAAAAACAAATCGAAGATATAACTATACTCCAAGGTATTACGAAGGAAAGAGTAAAGGAAATATTTATGATTTCGAAAATAGAATTACTAAATATCGTGAAACTAGAAATGCAATTGACTTCGGATCTCAATGGAGTGAAGATCGAAAAGCTAGCAGAAATAGAGGCAATCGAGAAATAAATCGAAGAGTTATTTATGTTGCATTTGTACTAATCTTTATCTTTTTATATTTAATTGATTTTGATTTATCCATATTTACTGCCCGACAATAAATGTCAGATATCATCCAACTATTACCGGATCACGTAGCCAATCAAATAGCTGCCGGAGAGGTGGTGCAGAGACCGGCTTCCGTAGTTAAAGAACTATTAGAAAATGCGATTGATGCCAGAGCTACTCATATAAAATTGATTGTTAAAGAAGCTGGAAAAACACTTATCCAAGTGATTGATGATGGTTTAGGTATGAGTGTCACAGATGCTCGACTCAGTTTCGAACGACACGCAACTTCCAAAATAAAAACAGCAGAAGATCTTTTTCAACTCAATACCAAAGGGTTTAGAGGAGAAGCACTTGCATCTATTGCAGCGATTGCTCATGTGGAGTTAAAGACCAAACAGGAAGATGATGAGGTCGGAACAGAGATTAAAATAGAAGGTAGTGAAGTCGTTTCTCAAGAAGTTTGCGTTACACCAAAAGGAACTTCTATTAGTGTTAAGAATTTATTTTATAACATTCCTGCACGCCGTAATTTTCTGAAATCAAATGCAGTAGAGCTACGTCACATTATTGATGAATTTCATAGAGTAGCGATGGTACATGCTGATATTAAATTTGACATGTATCACAACGGAAGTGAGGTTT
Coding sequences:
- the ribH gene encoding 6,7-dimethyl-8-ribityllumazine synthase; translated protein: MATENKNLSQYDKTTIPNSKNFRFGIVVSEWNDTITEGLFQGAFDALIDCGAIKENIVRWNVPGSFELIYGCKKMQESYDMLDAVIAIGSVIQGETKHFDFVCDGVTQGIKDLNIQSDIPVIFCVLTDNNMQQSIDRSGGKHGNKGTEAAIAAIKMAQLRKDAKF